One window of Phycisphaeraceae bacterium genomic DNA carries:
- a CDS encoding DUF5309 family protein, producing MSYSGKTTFAAGSNLPEIMEDVSDIVGIVSPYETPLLDYLGDAKRPALSTIHEWIEDSLLPNTDTLNQTTFTPDAQNATSLTVQNGSRFQIGDLVRPDASAEVMQVTAVAGNVLTVVRGYGTTAKATLTNGKRFFILGNAALEGADATTARFTLRARKANYTQIFTSTVEVSGSMRAARQHGIDDELEYQKQERLRELLRDLENCVINGVAPASNPQGSSTIRRSMNGMIRLISTNQYAPNTGQMPAGGGSGTDLNEPVLNAALRFIWEQSQGKIDTIVCSGALKRRINGFATGSRAYTPEDMSFRDMISTYESDFGVCRVILSRWVPSDSILLLDSSRISVMPLQGRSFAFKPLAQTGDATAGQVVGEYTLEFKNENAHGIIRGLT from the coding sequence ATGTCTTACTCCGGAAAAACCACCTTCGCCGCCGGGTCCAACCTCCCCGAAATCATGGAAGACGTCTCCGACATCGTCGGCATCGTCTCTCCGTACGAAACTCCGCTGCTCGACTACCTGGGCGATGCCAAGCGCCCCGCTCTCAGCACGATCCACGAGTGGATCGAAGATTCGCTCCTCCCCAACACCGACACGCTCAACCAGACGACCTTCACTCCCGACGCCCAGAACGCGACCAGCCTCACCGTCCAGAACGGCTCGCGCTTCCAGATCGGCGATCTCGTCCGCCCCGATGCCAGTGCCGAAGTGATGCAGGTGACCGCCGTCGCCGGCAACGTGCTCACCGTCGTCCGCGGCTACGGCACGACCGCAAAGGCAACTCTCACCAACGGCAAACGCTTCTTCATCCTGGGCAACGCCGCGCTCGAAGGCGCCGACGCGACCACCGCCCGCTTCACGCTTCGCGCACGAAAAGCCAACTACACCCAGATCTTCACTTCGACCGTCGAAGTCTCCGGTTCGATGCGTGCGGCACGCCAGCACGGCATCGACGATGAACTCGAATACCAGAAACAGGAGCGCCTGCGCGAATTGCTCCGCGATCTCGAGAACTGCGTGATCAACGGCGTCGCGCCCGCGAGCAACCCGCAAGGGTCGAGCACGATTCGGCGCTCGATGAACGGAATGATCCGCCTCATCTCGACGAATCAATACGCGCCGAACACCGGGCAGATGCCCGCCGGTGGCGGCAGCGGCACCGATCTCAACGAGCCCGTTCTCAACGCCGCGCTCCGCTTCATCTGGGAGCAGAGTCAAGGCAAGATCGACACCATCGTCTGCTCCGGCGCGCTCAAGCGCCGCATCAACGGCTTCGCGACCGGCAGCCGCGCGTACACGCCCGAAGACATGTCGTTCCGCGACATGATCAGCACCTACGAGAGCGACTTCGGCGTCTGCCGCGTCATTCTCAGCCGCTGGGTCCCGAGCGATTCGATCCTTCTGCTTGATTCCTCGCGCATCAGCGTCATGCCGCTCCAGGGCCGCTCGTTCGCGTTCAAACCGCTCGCGCAGACCGGCGACGCCACCGCGGGACAGGTCGTCGGCGAATACACGCTCGAATTCAAGAACGAAAACGCGCACGGCATCATCCGCGGCCTGACGTGA